In Thermoplasmata archaeon, a single genomic region encodes these proteins:
- a CDS encoding 2-oxoacid:acceptor oxidoreductase family protein, whose amino-acid sequence MYEIRFHGRGGQGAVIASEILATAFFYENKYVSSFPYFGVERRGAPVTAFTRVDDQPVLVKSQIYAPDFVVVLDQALIDQVNVTAGLKKGGAILINSNKDPDFFKYDSAVATVNATEIALSHNLGSSSAPIVNTAIVGAFAKATNTVSIDSVCKAIRDKINISPEENVKAAIEAFENTKLKKEVK is encoded by the coding sequence ATGTATGAGATAAGATTTCATGGTAGAGGTGGACAAGGTGCTGTTATAGCATCTGAGATCTTAGCAACAGCATTTTTTTATGAGAATAAATACGTATCCTCGTTTCCATATTTTGGAGTAGAACGAAGAGGTGCGCCTGTAACTGCTTTCACTAGAGTTGATGATCAACCGGTGCTAGTCAAATCTCAAATTTATGCTCCAGATTTTGTAGTAGTATTGGATCAGGCGCTCATAGATCAAGTTAATGTTACAGCAGGACTTAAAAAAGGTGGCGCAATTTTGATAAATTCAAACAAAGATCCTGATTTTTTTAAGTATGATTCTGCAGTAGCTACAGTCAATGCAACAGAGATAGCGTTATCTCATAATCTAGGCTCTTCCTCTGCACCGATTGTAAATACCGCAATAGTCGGTGCGTTTGCAAAAGCTACCAATACAGTATCTATAGATTCTGTTTGCAAAGCAATCAGGGACAAGATAAATATCTCTCCGGAGGAGAACGTGAAGGCTGCAATTGAAGCCTTTGAAAATACAAAACTAAAAAAAGAGGTGAAATGA
- a CDS encoding 4Fe-4S binding protein gives MPGFPTPITTVPSTTNKTGTWRTFKPVIDYKKCIRCMICWKFCPEPAIIIVPNDKYGYPNPAISKLDAPEIAYDYCKGCGICANECPVKCINMVLEEHEEGGSI, from the coding sequence ATGCCAGGTTTTCCAACACCTATAACAACAGTGCCAAGCACCACCAATAAAACTGGTACTTGGAGAACATTCAAACCGGTGATTGATTACAAAAAATGCATCAGGTGCATGATTTGCTGGAAATTCTGCCCTGAACCGGCAATAATCATAGTTCCTAATGATAAATATGGATACCCAAATCCCGCAATATCAAAACTTGACGCGCCAGAGATCGCCTATGATTATTGTAAAGGATGCGGGATCTGTGCCAACGAATGTCCAGTGAAATGTATAAACATGGTATTGGAGGAGCATGAGGAGGGTGGATCAATATGA
- the porA gene encoding pyruvate ferredoxin oxidoreductase, with protein MKTMLTGNEAAAHGARLANVKIISAYPITPQTTIVEKIAEFEANGEIDAKYIRVESEHSAMATCIAAENTGVRTFTATSSHGLALMHEMLMWAAGARLPIVMSVVNRAMGPPWSIWSDQQDTIAQRDTGWMQIYAENNQEVLDSILMAYKIAEDPAVLLPMMVIEDAFILSHTTESIDLPLKKDVLKFLPDYKPEFKLDISNPAGFGSLVMPDGPFMEFRHKSEIALEQAKTIIKKVDLEFKEQFGRSYGGLVENYMTEDAEYIITMLGSTASTAKYVVNKMRSEGKKVGLLKIRSFRPFPVEEIRNTAKNVKVLGVMDKSYTYGHGGALFNEVTSSLYNHKSAIVKNYITGLGGRDITPELIEQMFENMIQIGKSGLDKEIEWVNLNIDLEASL; from the coding sequence ATGAAAACTATGCTTACAGGCAATGAAGCTGCGGCACATGGAGCCAGATTGGCCAATGTAAAGATTATATCTGCCTATCCTATCACACCACAGACTACAATCGTTGAAAAAATAGCAGAATTTGAAGCTAATGGAGAAATCGATGCAAAATATATACGTGTAGAAAGCGAGCATTCTGCAATGGCAACTTGCATAGCTGCCGAAAATACAGGAGTCAGAACTTTTACGGCCACATCTTCGCATGGGCTGGCTTTAATGCATGAAATGTTAATGTGGGCTGCAGGGGCAAGACTGCCGATTGTGATGAGCGTAGTAAACAGAGCTATGGGACCGCCATGGTCAATCTGGTCTGATCAGCAGGATACCATTGCACAGCGTGATACTGGCTGGATGCAAATTTACGCAGAGAACAATCAGGAAGTACTTGATTCTATATTGATGGCTTATAAAATTGCCGAGGATCCCGCAGTATTATTGCCAATGATGGTGATAGAAGATGCATTCATACTTTCGCATACTACAGAGTCCATTGACTTGCCATTGAAAAAAGATGTGCTTAAGTTTTTGCCTGACTATAAGCCAGAATTTAAGTTAGATATTTCAAATCCTGCAGGATTTGGATCATTAGTTATGCCAGACGGCCCGTTCATGGAGTTCAGGCATAAAAGTGAAATCGCATTGGAACAAGCAAAAACCATAATAAAAAAGGTAGATCTGGAATTTAAAGAGCAATTTGGCAGGTCATATGGAGGCCTTGTTGAAAACTATATGACAGAAGATGCAGAGTATATAATCACAATGTTAGGCAGCACTGCCTCTACTGCAAAATATGTTGTAAACAAAATGCGCAGTGAAGGCAAGAAGGTAGGATTATTAAAGATTCGATCGTTCAGGCCATTTCCGGTAGAAGAGATTCGTAACACTGCCAAAAACGTAAAGGTGCTTGGAGTAATGGATAAGAGCTATACATACGGGCATGGTGGTGCACTGTTCAATGAAGTCACATCATCACTGTACAATCATAAAAGTGCGATAGTAAAGAATTACATTACTGGGCTGGGTGGCAGAGATATTACGCCGGAGCTGATTGAACAAATGTTTGAAAACATGATACAGATAGGAAAGAGCGGGCTTGATAAGGAGATCGAGTGGGTAAATTTAAATATTGATTTGGAGGCGAGTTTATGA
- the porB gene encoding pyruvate synthase subunit PorB, with protein MRNLTIPEQELMLPGHTACMGCGATIAMRYVLKALGKDTILSIPACCWAVIPGVYPARALEVPLLYTAFEVTGAAISGIREALNVQGKENINVVGFAGDGGTADIGIQSLSGAVERGHNVFYIMYDNEAYMNTGIQRSSETPYGAWTTTTQIGKLRDWKKEQKKDMVAIMVAHHIPYVATASIGYPEDMIKKLQKAKDIEGPKFFHIFASCPTGWKSPPAKSVEIAKLAVETKIFPLYEVVNGVYNITYKPQKKVDIKKYLELQGRFRHLTDEDINEIQNIAEKNYEQLLEKEKWTNSKL; from the coding sequence ATGAGAAATCTGACTATACCAGAGCAGGAATTGATGTTACCGGGGCACACTGCATGTATGGGCTGTGGAGCAACAATCGCCATGCGCTATGTTTTAAAAGCACTGGGAAAAGATACAATATTGTCAATACCTGCCTGTTGCTGGGCAGTTATCCCGGGCGTATACCCTGCACGAGCACTGGAAGTTCCTTTGCTATATACAGCATTTGAGGTTACTGGCGCTGCCATATCTGGCATAAGAGAGGCTTTGAACGTGCAAGGGAAAGAAAACATTAATGTTGTAGGTTTTGCTGGTGATGGCGGTACTGCAGATATCGGAATACAATCGCTAAGCGGTGCAGTTGAACGCGGGCATAATGTGTTTTACATTATGTATGATAATGAAGCATATATGAACACAGGGATCCAGAGATCCTCAGAAACGCCGTATGGAGCATGGACCACTACCACGCAGATCGGCAAGCTGAGAGACTGGAAAAAAGAGCAGAAGAAAGATATGGTTGCAATAATGGTTGCTCATCATATTCCTTACGTTGCAACAGCCAGTATTGGCTATCCGGAAGACATGATTAAAAAGTTACAGAAGGCGAAGGATATTGAAGGTCCTAAATTTTTTCACATCTTTGCATCATGTCCTACAGGCTGGAAATCTCCACCTGCCAAAAGTGTAGAGATCGCAAAATTGGCAGTTGAAACAAAAATATTTCCTCTTTACGAGGTAGTTAACGGTGTTTATAATATTACATACAAACCACAGAAGAAAGTTGATATTAAAAAGTATCTCGAGTTGCAAGGTAGATTCAGGCACTTAACTGATGAAGACATAAACGAGATCCAGAACATTGCTGAAAAGAATTATGAACAGCTACTAGAAAAAGAAAAATGGACAAACTCCAAGTTGTGA
- the iorA gene encoding indolepyruvate ferredoxin oxidoreductase subunit alpha — MPYNYLYEDNVNKTYFILSNEAIVRGALESGVDIVATYPGTPTSEIGDIFSKIAKDAGVYFEYSTNESVALGVAAAASSSGLRAMAFMKHVGLNVASDFLMTTAYIGAKGGFVIITGDDPSMHSSQNEQDNRHYAELAHLPLIEPSSPQEAKDFLKQAFDISESLKLPVLFRTTTRVNHLRGQVTFGALRKNKKKSEFIKDPESLVPLPSNAYKMRKSLEEKNKEALKYSNDSTLNKIEDAQSEYGAITSGAGYNVLKDVITDNSINIKLLKLGFTRPVPDALILKFIKSVKKLIIVEELDPYLEKEVRTLAQLNGVDIEIFGKMNGYFPSMYEYNSDVVYSGIAKALNLKTLENPKFEADLNIPSRPPVLCPGCPHRATYYATKTALKQLRINNAIVSSDIGCYTLGIQKPYELADFLLAMGSSISAATGFAKATDQPVISFIGDSTFFHNGIPGLINAVHNKSNLLLIILDNRTTAMTGHQSNPGMPIDGMNQQAPELSIENIVKAIGVEFVKVVDPYDLKTMTKAIREGLEYPKTSVIIAKRECALLMDARNRKNSTWTTYHINQDKCTQCMNCVSHFSCPAIFTENGKVYINATLCDGCGVCAEPQVCGFKAIEVSKSD, encoded by the coding sequence ATGCCCTATAATTATCTTTATGAAGATAATGTAAATAAAACGTATTTCATACTTTCGAACGAGGCCATAGTGAGGGGTGCACTGGAAAGCGGTGTAGACATTGTAGCTACCTATCCTGGCACACCCACATCCGAGATTGGAGACATATTTTCAAAAATTGCAAAAGATGCAGGAGTCTATTTTGAATATTCTACAAATGAGAGTGTTGCGCTTGGTGTAGCTGCAGCTGCAAGCAGTTCTGGTCTAAGAGCTATGGCTTTTATGAAGCATGTGGGTTTAAATGTAGCCTCAGATTTTTTGATGACCACAGCATATATAGGTGCCAAAGGTGGCTTTGTGATCATTACAGGCGATGATCCATCAATGCATTCTTCCCAGAATGAACAGGACAACAGACATTATGCCGAACTTGCACACTTACCATTAATAGAGCCATCATCACCACAAGAAGCAAAAGATTTTCTCAAGCAGGCTTTTGATATCTCAGAATCTTTGAAGCTTCCGGTTCTTTTCAGGACCACTACGAGAGTTAACCATTTAAGGGGACAGGTAACGTTCGGAGCGCTTAGGAAAAACAAGAAAAAATCAGAATTTATAAAAGATCCAGAGAGCTTAGTGCCATTGCCGTCCAATGCTTACAAAATGCGTAAGAGTCTTGAAGAAAAAAATAAGGAAGCGCTAAAATATTCAAACGATTCAACACTGAACAAAATTGAAGACGCGCAATCTGAATATGGGGCGATAACAAGCGGAGCAGGATATAATGTTTTGAAAGATGTAATAACTGATAATAGTATAAATATCAAACTGTTAAAATTAGGATTTACGAGACCTGTTCCTGATGCTTTAATTTTAAAATTTATAAAATCTGTAAAAAAGCTGATAATTGTGGAAGAGCTGGATCCTTATTTAGAGAAAGAGGTTAGAACGTTAGCGCAGTTAAATGGAGTAGATATAGAGATATTTGGTAAAATGAACGGCTATTTTCCAAGCATGTACGAATATAATTCTGATGTAGTATACAGTGGCATAGCAAAGGCACTGAACCTAAAAACCTTGGAAAACCCGAAATTTGAAGCAGATCTAAATATACCATCAAGGCCGCCGGTACTGTGCCCCGGCTGTCCGCATAGAGCTACATATTATGCGACTAAGACAGCATTGAAACAGCTCAGAATTAACAATGCAATAGTATCCTCCGACATAGGCTGTTATACATTAGGAATACAGAAACCATATGAACTTGCAGACTTTTTGCTTGCAATGGGCTCTTCGATCAGTGCTGCTACAGGATTTGCCAAAGCCACAGATCAGCCTGTAATATCATTTATTGGTGATTCCACGTTTTTCCATAATGGTATACCGGGTTTGATCAATGCAGTGCACAATAAATCCAATTTATTACTGATTATTCTTGATAACCGCACCACTGCAATGACAGGGCATCAGTCTAATCCGGGAATGCCTATTGACGGCATGAACCAGCAGGCTCCAGAGCTATCAATAGAAAATATTGTGAAGGCTATAGGCGTAGAGTTTGTAAAGGTAGTTGATCCGTACGATCTGAAGACAATGACTAAAGCGATAAGAGAAGGATTGGAGTATCCAAAGACCTCTGTGATTATTGCTAAAAGAGAGTGTGCATTGCTTATGGACGCTAGAAACAGAAAGAATTCTACATGGACTACATATCACATAAATCAGGATAAATGTACACAATGTATGAACTGCGTATCTCACTTTTCTTGTCCTGCCATATTTACAGAAAACGGAAAAGTTTACATAAACGCCACGCTATGCGATGGATGTGGAGTATGTGCAGAGCCGCAAGTTTGTGGATTTAAAGCAATTGAGGTGAGCAAAAGTGACTAA
- a CDS encoding indolepyruvate oxidoreductase subunit beta has product MTNLSILFAGVGGEGVVTTGAVLGDTLTRKGIKVVMSEVHGMAQRGGIVTVEMKVGACNSPIIGIGKADIIVGFEPIETYRVLNKGNKDTKIIMNSSRIVPFTVSVGESEYPDFDKIVENIKKYFNSLYIIDAESLAIKAGNSIVENIVLLGALTALNIIPVNKEDVMESIKTAFSNKRYESMNITAFELGYNFIKAH; this is encoded by the coding sequence GTGACTAATCTCAGCATCTTATTTGCGGGTGTGGGCGGAGAAGGTGTGGTTACAACTGGCGCTGTTTTAGGAGACACGCTTACCAGAAAGGGTATTAAAGTGGTAATGTCAGAGGTACATGGGATGGCGCAGCGCGGTGGCATTGTGACAGTAGAGATGAAAGTGGGGGCTTGCAACAGTCCTATCATAGGCATAGGCAAAGCAGACATAATTGTGGGGTTTGAGCCTATTGAAACGTACAGAGTGCTAAATAAAGGAAACAAAGATACAAAGATAATAATGAACAGCAGCAGGATCGTACCTTTTACTGTATCTGTAGGAGAATCGGAGTATCCTGATTTTGATAAGATCGTGGAAAACATTAAAAAATACTTTAATAGTTTGTATATTATAGATGCTGAGTCGCTGGCAATCAAAGCCGGTAACTCAATTGTCGAGAACATTGTGTTATTGGGTGCTCTTACAGCATTGAATATTATTCCTGTGAACAAGGAAGATGTTATGGAGAGCATAAAGACTGCATTCTCAAACAAGCGTTATGAATCAATGAATATTACTGCGTTCGAGCTTGGATATAACTTCATTAAAGCACATTAA
- a CDS encoding NAD(P)/FAD-dependent oxidoreductase — protein sequence MEDIIIIGGGPSGLKLASIVGRYINTTILEEHYEIGRPSHCTGLFSKPVFEMASAKAVTNRVRGAIIKLDDLEFSITKKEDVAYVVERSDFDKNMAYEAINNNAKLQLGARVKEIIKSNNRTIVKYRKDGNLKELEGAVIVGADGYASMVRRYMNQSVPKFLGGIQLRVSGASIDDDYVKILIGSDIAPGFFGWIVPEGEKMAKVGLATDKGYAVQFLKKILKDETLKNARILAVEGGVIPIGTVKNMVFENLMLIGDAAGFVKATSGGGVYMGLKSSINASKVILNHFKDSSYSLTNFEKLNAKLLKELKIDLKIHNIYSSFSDSELKDLFTILSKRENVEIIEKYGDIDYPSKVAFALLKRNLALLKYGSRLLKK from the coding sequence ATGGAAGACATAATAATAATAGGTGGCGGTCCATCAGGTCTGAAACTTGCGTCTATAGTGGGTAGATACATTAATACAACAATTTTGGAAGAACATTATGAGATCGGCAGGCCCAGCCATTGTACAGGGCTATTTTCCAAGCCAGTGTTTGAGATGGCGTCTGCAAAAGCGGTGACTAATCGAGTGCGTGGAGCTATTATTAAACTTGATGATCTGGAATTCTCAATTACCAAGAAAGAGGACGTAGCTTATGTGGTTGAAAGAAGCGATTTTGACAAAAACATGGCATATGAAGCAATCAATAACAATGCCAAGCTTCAGCTAGGAGCCAGAGTCAAAGAAATAATTAAAAGTAATAACAGAACGATAGTAAAATACAGGAAAGACGGAAACCTGAAAGAGCTGGAAGGAGCAGTAATAGTTGGAGCGGACGGATATGCCAGTATGGTGAGAAGATACATGAACCAGAGTGTACCCAAATTTCTGGGTGGCATACAGCTGAGGGTTTCAGGTGCATCTATAGATGATGATTATGTAAAAATACTGATTGGCTCTGATATTGCGCCCGGCTTTTTTGGATGGATCGTGCCAGAAGGAGAGAAAATGGCTAAAGTGGGGCTTGCTACAGACAAAGGGTATGCGGTTCAGTTTCTTAAAAAGATATTAAAAGATGAAACATTGAAAAATGCTAGGATTCTTGCAGTAGAAGGGGGCGTAATACCGATAGGAACGGTCAAAAACATGGTATTTGAAAACTTAATGTTAATTGGAGATGCTGCTGGATTTGTTAAAGCCACATCCGGTGGTGGAGTGTACATGGGCTTAAAAAGCAGCATCAATGCATCGAAGGTAATATTAAATCATTTTAAAGATAGTTCATACAGCCTTACAAACTTCGAAAAATTGAATGCAAAGCTTTTGAAAGAGCTTAAAATAGATCTGAAAATTCACAATATCTATTCATCTTTTTCAGACTCTGAGCTAAAAGATCTTTTTACTATTTTAAGCAAGAGAGAGAACGTGGAAATAATAGAAAAGTATGGGGATATAGATTACCCTTCAAAAGTTGCATTCGCGCTTTTAAAGCGTAATCTGGCACTTTTAAAGTATGGATCTAGATTACTGAAAAAGTGA
- a CDS encoding MarC family protein, protein MDIVDQFLHIFIPIFVIVDPFASVALFISLTAGLPKPATDKIIKESVLWGFLILLVFALIGSYILDFFGISIEALMIAGGLLMLIVGIEMVREGDKPRATRKGQEEEEIGDIGIVPLATPMLAGPGAISLMIILVANYDLWIVLISTILVFLIVFLFFKFSSMVYSVLGMKGARAFTRVMGLLVAAFAMQYILNGIGIWYIHL, encoded by the coding sequence TTGGACATAGTAGATCAGTTTTTGCATATATTCATTCCCATATTCGTTATAGTGGATCCATTTGCGTCCGTAGCTTTATTTATCAGTTTAACTGCCGGGCTTCCAAAACCTGCAACGGATAAGATCATAAAAGAGTCTGTGTTATGGGGGTTTTTGATATTGCTAGTATTTGCATTGATCGGCTCTTATATTCTTGACTTTTTCGGGATAAGCATAGAAGCATTAATGATCGCAGGAGGATTGTTAATGCTGATCGTGGGTATAGAGATGGTAAGAGAGGGAGATAAACCAAGAGCCACAAGAAAAGGACAGGAAGAAGAAGAGATTGGTGATATAGGTATAGTGCCTCTGGCCACTCCGATGCTTGCGGGCCCAGGTGCCATATCCCTGATGATCATACTGGTTGCAAACTATGACTTATGGATTGTTTTAATATCGACAATACTGGTATTTTTGATTGTGTTCTTATTTTTCAAGTTTTCATCGATGGTATACAGTGTGCTTGGCATGAAAGGCGCAAGAGCGTTTACGAGAGTGATGGGATTGTTGGTAGCGGCATTTGCAATGCAATATATACTTAACGGTATTGGAATATGGTACATACATCTATGA
- the folP gene encoding dihydropteroate synthase: protein MFNAHVKVLTGSKIDTEMEKIKVAREGIEIMKPKAQFFIVKLEQVPIKDAIILKQESLSCGCDAALAWNVVSLKAEFTDALVFGSGKELELLIKKMKKQPFNGKKIAEEIEVAVSNFQKSEYQISTVSKVIKIPYRRVMGILNITPDSFSDGGKYIDPDHALERAKEIEREGADILDIGAESTKPYSKPISIEEELNRLMPVLEAIRDQIKIPISIDTYKWQVADKALKLGADIINDVYGLKDEAMLKVIKDFGAGVVIMHMKGTPQTMQNAPHYDDLISEISRFLKDRATTAIMNGIEPEKIMIDPGIGFGKTVEHNLSILNNLQDLKSLGFPIVVGTSKKGFIGEITGTPVERRMMGSLATALIAMHNGASVIRAHDVKETKEIIKIFESVTAEKKYS, encoded by the coding sequence ATGTTTAATGCACATGTAAAAGTATTGACAGGTTCTAAGATTGACACTGAGATGGAAAAAATAAAGGTTGCGAGAGAGGGTATTGAAATAATGAAGCCAAAAGCACAATTTTTCATAGTGAAGCTAGAGCAGGTTCCAATAAAGGATGCCATAATCCTAAAGCAGGAATCTTTAAGCTGCGGGTGTGATGCAGCATTGGCATGGAATGTAGTATCTTTAAAGGCAGAGTTTACCGACGCGCTGGTATTTGGCTCTGGAAAGGAACTGGAATTATTAATAAAAAAAATGAAAAAGCAACCTTTTAACGGTAAGAAAATAGCAGAGGAAATAGAAGTAGCAGTATCCAATTTTCAGAAAAGCGAGTATCAAATCTCAACAGTCTCTAAGGTTATAAAAATACCTTATAGAAGGGTGATGGGAATACTTAACATCACACCTGACTCTTTTTCTGATGGTGGGAAGTATATTGATCCAGATCATGCGTTAGAGCGGGCTAAAGAGATAGAAAGAGAAGGCGCAGACATATTAGATATCGGTGCTGAGAGCACCAAACCTTATTCAAAACCAATATCTATAGAAGAAGAACTGAATCGACTGATGCCCGTGCTTGAAGCAATAAGGGACCAGATAAAGATTCCGATATCCATTGATACTTACAAATGGCAGGTAGCAGATAAAGCTTTAAAATTAGGAGCGGATATAATCAATGATGTTTACGGACTCAAAGACGAAGCCATGTTAAAGGTCATAAAAGATTTTGGTGCTGGAGTAGTGATAATGCACATGAAAGGAACCCCGCAAACTATGCAGAACGCACCTCATTATGATGATCTGATCTCTGAAATATCTCGATTTTTAAAAGATAGAGCCACAACAGCTATAATGAATGGCATTGAACCTGAAAAGATTATGATAGACCCGGGTATAGGGTTTGGAAAAACTGTAGAACATAATTTAAGCATATTAAACAACCTGCAGGATTTAAAGAGTTTAGGTTTTCCGATTGTTGTAGGAACTTCTAAAAAAGGATTTATTGGAGAGATAACTGGAACTCCGGTAGAAAGAAGAATGATGGGCAGCTTGGCTACGGCATTGATAGCAATGCATAATGGTGCATCCGTGATAAGGGCTCATGACGTGAAAGAAACAAAAGAGATAATCAAGATATTTGAATCTGTAACAGCTGAGAAAAAATATAGTTAG